A stretch of DNA from Besnoitia besnoiti strain Bb-Ger1 chromosome II, whole genome shotgun sequence:
CACTGAACGTCGCGGCACTACAGTTTCGGCGCCATGCAGCTCACTTGGAAGCAAATCCTCCTCATTGCCGGTACGTGACGTTTCGTGGTTTCCTACTGTTTTCAATCAGAATTCTCAAGGAACACGCGTTTCCGAGTGCCTTCAAAGGATTCCACGGTGCTTCTGCCTGCCGCCTGGCGCTCCCCTCCGGCTTCCTGCGGGAGTTTCGCGCGTTGACTTTCGGGGTCTCGCACACAGGAATTGTGGCTCTACGGGAGTTGCCTTGCCTTCATGAACAACTTTAGGTCATTGCAGCCTTGCCTCAAAGTTCGGGGATTCGAAGAGTTCTGCGTTGGGCGTGCTTTCGTCTCCTCAAATTGCTCTGTCTTCATTTTCTCGAATGGCTCCCAGGCACTCCCTCTGCTCTGTTTGCTCTGCTGGTTTCCCCTTCATGTCCTCCACCTCTGAATCCTTCGCCCCGGCTCGGCTTGTTTTCTTTCCCTGTCGTGCTCTGTTTGGCGGTTTCGTGCTAGCGTGTACAGATATATGTAGTGAGGCTTATTCGGATACACCCCAAATGCATGTGACCTTATGTAGAGGCATGTTTCTAGTCTCGAGACAGATGAGTGAACTTCAAAGCGCACATCGTCTTCGTATTCGCCATTCCGAAATTGCTTTCCATGCAGAcgtgcgcagcagcgtcttcgctgttTTAACTGTGTGGAGGCTCGCCGTTTGCCAGCGCCGTCACAGCAAGGAATAAGAAGAAGTAATGAAAGGAGTGGAAGACTTGACGCCGCGGCAGTCTGTGCGTGTACAGCTGTACCTGTATATCCATTGCTGTTGGCACGTGTGTCTGGACGCACATCGCGCGTGGACGGTTGTTGTTTGatttttttcctcttctcaggcggcacagccgcagcaggagccTGCCTTTACTATTTGCTCcgcgaggacggaggcgaggcgagtgAGGGCGATGGCGAGCCTAAGAAAATCAACAGTGGCGAGGCGACCAAGGAGCAGGTCATGACCATCCTCAAGGGCATTCTGAAGAGCCAGGAAAAAACCAAGGCTCTCATGAAGGAATTCATCAAGGACATGCTCAACGAGGACTTCACGTAAGTGCCCCGAAACAGCTTTAACAGTGGATTCTTTAGTCTTGAACAAGTTGTGTCGTCTACGTGTACACGTCTGGACTGGTGTTTATGATAGCAATGCATCGTAGAGGTTGCAGTTGTATCTGCAGATATGCATGCTGCGCAAATACGTGTGCACTGAAGGCTGCCGGCTTGTTGAGCTTGTATTTTCTTTAAAGAGAGCCGAATTTTCGCCCGTCTCCTCGAGCGCGCAtgcgaagaggcgctcgcgtgAGCGATTTCCTCTTCCCACCTGCGTTTTGTTTTTTGATTACATCGAAGTTCCTCCTTTCATGATGTATTTGCTGGGGCATTCGGATGAAAGCATTGGGCTCCGACTTACGTCTTGAGGATAATACATTTCGCTTTCCCCTCTGGAGGGAAGCCTGAAAGCCCCGTTTCCTTGGTTTTGGCGTCTGTCTATCTTCTGTGAAAAGAGAACTCCagaggagaggctgcgcgatGATGATAGCATTGGGCTCCGAATCTGTTTGAGGATTCCAAATCTACGCTGCCTCGCACGGCAGTGATGCCTGATCGCTCGCCCTTTTTTTCTCGGTGTGACTCGCCGCCCAATTTCCGTCGTGTCTCGACTCAGTTGAGCTGGCTCTCGTGTCCAGAGATGAGGTTTTCCTGTGTGTGAACATGTCTTCTGGAGACTGTGTGAAGTAGCTTGGTCTCTGTACACTGTAGGTGTGCCTGCGTGTCTGTACGCCTGTGGAGAATGAATCTCGCTCTCCCGAGAGCGAGGTCGCATGTCGATGAAAGCACTGGGCTCCGAATTGCTTTGCGGACAACACATTCAACTTCCCTGGGATCTTTGGACCCGCGGGAGATCTGACTGCTGCTAGTTCGATGTCGGAAGTTGTGGCCCAAAGTCTCTCGGCGATCCGTTTCACCCTGCACGCGTAGAAGGGTGCCCCTGACATATTACTCGGCTCCGGGCGTCTTTTCGCCACATTTATGTGTACTGTCTGCATACGCATGCCTGTCGAGGTTGCcgcttcgcttcgcgcggcCGAGTTGTGCATGCGGACGCCCCTCTTACAGCGACGTGTGCCCCCGGCTCTTGTttggggcggcggcgcggctctcctCCACATCTCTGCAGTGTGGCAAGCGACTTCTTTTGTTTTTCGCGTTCCCTTCAGCTTCGAGGAGGCCTACGAGCGCGTGCTGCAGAAACACCCGGAGGACCCGCTGGAGCAGTACGGTCTGACGATGCCCGACTTCGACAACTTGCTGGACAAGTACCAGCACGACCCGCAGATCAAGGATCTCATCGTGCGCATCATGAGCTCCTCTGCCCCTTCAGAGTACGCGGTGGAGAGACTCGGGCGGGCGGGGAGAGGACCGCCGTGGAGGCCGCTGGCCAGCGACGCGACGgcagctctctctctcaccgAACGAACAGAGCTTCAGGATCTGTGCATGACGTGTGTCGGAACACGTGGCGGGCGGCTAGGGGTACTGGGGAGATCGCGAGTCTCCGCCTTGGgcggggctgcggaggcacgcCCCGTAGGACGCGTGTGGCTTCGACCTCTTGTCTGCAAAGGCAGACCTGCGTTcagtctgtctcctcgggcTGGATGAGACGTgacgcggaggccttctCATGCATACGCGTGGCGTAGAATATATTGCATGCAGCCGTAGCTCGGCATCTCCGGTGGGAGGGAGCGTAGACTGTCAGgttgcctcgcgccgcacggTCTTCGCTCCGACGTCGAGGCGTCTACGGCTTGGGCGGGTTTCTGGCGGATGCGTGCGGACTCGTGAGAAACGCCTTGGGCGTTGTCTGTCGCCTTTGTGTGCTTCGCAGGCCGAACCCGCGCGGCCAGACGATCGACAAGGCGAAGGTGATTCAAGTGCACGAGTACATGAagcaggagctgcagaagctgGTGGATCACATTCAGAAGAGCCCGAGCCGATCCAAGTTGGATGTGAAGAACGTGACGCTGACGGCGCAGGCGTACGTCGGCGCGAAGGTGCAGAAGAAGTTCGGTTTTACGTCTGAGGACGTCGAGTCGGCGGTGATCTATAACCACAAGGAGCTGGCGGTCGATCCGGACTTTGTGCGCGTGAACATCGGCATCCAGACCATCATGAACCAGTTGATTGTTCCCCAGTTCGTCATGTAGAGCCGAAAAGAGGCTGCGGAAAACTGTGACTCTAGTATACTCTCTCCCTGTTTTTGCTCTTTCTCGCCGTCCCTGGCATTCCTCGTACGCTTCTCGACTTGCTAGTCACCTGCGTTACTCGAAACTCCGCGTCGGTTGTACGCATGGGGTGGTCGCGGCCACCTTGGGAAAACGCGGTTAATCGCTCTATTTTTTTCAGTTCCAAGCCTTCAAACCTAGATATCCTCTCGCGAGAGTCCGACAAGCTTGTGTGCGGAAGGAGAACAAGAAGGGATGCAAGGGGGGGATGCGGTGCCGGCACGCGCGGGAAGGGCTGCGTGAGGAGGAAAACGCGGGGGGCGTGCAGCGAGATGTATCAACTCGTTTGGAAAATCTGGCAGACGCATGTAGAGACGGACATACGTTGTGCGTAGGTGTGTATGTGTGGATGCATGTGTGGATATGTACACGTGTGTGAACATACATATTTAGacgcacgcaggcggcggatgTCGGTGTTTTTTCGTTCTGCGTACACCGTGGGCCGTCTTGGAAGTCCTACGTTCCGTCtggcggagacagggagcgcgctcgcgctgccttgTTACTTAGTGTGGAAGTCAGAGAGGGCATCTCGAAAAGTGTCTTCCGGAGGTCTCAGAATCACTGAAGAACCGCCAGACGGGCTGCTGCCCCTGGCGGCGTTCGCAGCtagagaggagggcggaaaCTGTGTGCGGGACGCATATACGACGttgtatatatgcatatatgcatattcaCAACTCGTTCCTTtggcatatatgtatgtgaaGATATCTATACATATTCTCACACGTgtgcacacatatatatacattcgTGTGTATAGAATTGTGGAGGTAGTGTGCCCGTTTATTCGTGAGACCTTGGCTGGTTCAAAAGCTGGCGCGGCACGGTAGCCTCGCTCGCCCAGCACCCAGTCGCGGCCtcacctgcatgcgcggagaACGGTTCAGCGACTGGACTCCCATACATGTTCTACGG
This window harbors:
- a CDS encoding hypothetical protein (encoded by transcript BESB_034550), which translates into the protein MQLTWKQILLIAGGTAAAGACLYYLLREDGGEASEGDGEPKKINSGEATKEQVMTILKGILKSQEKTKALMKEFIKDMLNEDFTFEEAYERVLQKHPEDPLEQYGLTMPDFDNLLDKYQHDPQIKDLIVRIMSSSAPSEPNPRGQTIDKAKVIQVHEYMKQELQKLVDHIQKSPSRSKLDVKNVTLTAQAYVGAKVQKKFGFTSEDVESAVIYNHKELAVDPDFVRVNIGIQTIMNQLIVPQFVM